Sequence from the Sphingobium indicum B90A genome:
GGAAATCAGCACCCGCCCGTTCCAGCTCGTCACCGGCCGCGTCTGGAAGGGGACAGCCTTTGGCGGCGCGAAGGGCCGCACCGACGTTCCCAGGATCGTCGACTGGTACATGAACGGCAAGATCGAGATCGATCCGATGATCACCCATGTGCTGACGCTGGAGGAGATCAACAAGGGCTTCGACCTGATGCATGCGGGGGAAAGCATCCGCAGCGTCGTGCTGTTCTGAACGGGACGGGGAAATTTCATGGGCGTGACTTCCGGTGCCGTTCCGACGCGATCGGACGGCAGGTGATCATGGAACAAGTGAGCGCCAGCAAGGCCTTCGGCGGCGTGCAGGGCGTATACCGGCACGCCTCCGCCTCGACGGGGACGGACATGACCTTCTCGGTCTATGTGCCGCCGCATGACGAAGGGGCGAAGCTGCCGGTCGTCTGGTATCTGTCGGGACTGACCTGCACCCATGCCAATGTCACGGAGAAGGGCGAGTTCCGCGCCGCCTGCGCGGAACTGGGGCTGATCTTCGTCGCGCCGGACACCAGCCCGCGCGGTCCGGACCGCAACGGCGGCGCCGTGGCGGACGATCCGCAGGGGGCTTATGATTTCGGCCTGGGCGCCGGTTTCTATGTCGACGCGACGCAGGCCCCCTTCGCCGCCCATTATCGCATGTGGTCCTATGTGACCCGGGAACTTCCCGCGCTGGTCGCGGCGAACTTCCCCGCCGACATGGCGCGCCAGTCGATCATGGGGCACAGCATGGGCGGCCATGGCGCGCTGACCATCGGCCTGACCCATGCCGCGCGGTACAAGGCGGTTTCGGCCTTCGCGCCGATCGTCGCGCCAGGACAGGTGCCTTGGGGGCGGAAGGCGCTGGCCGGCTATCTGGGCGACGACCCGGCCGCCTGGCGCCGGCACGACGCGGTCGCGCTGATCGAGGATGGCGCCCGCGTTCCGGCGCTGCTGGTCGACCAGGGGACGGCGGACAATTTCCTGGAACAGGAATTGCGCCCCGAACTGCTGAAGGCGGCCTGCGAGGCGGCGGGCATCGACCTGACGCTGAACCTGCGCGAAGGTTATGACCACAGCTATTATTTCATTTCCACCTTCATGGCCGATCATCTGCGCTGGCATGCGGCCCGTCTGGGCAGGGATTGATCGATGGCGCCGATGTTCGCGAACGGCCGCGACGGCGCCGGACCTGCGTTGCAGGCCGAAGCGGGTCCGCCATTGATGCCGATCCGCTACCAGGGGCCGGACGAGCGGCTGGATCAGGTGAGGGCGGGATGACGCAGGCGGACCTCGCCACCCCGCTTCGGATCGAACGCATCGGCAGGGATGACATGTCGCTGCGCGCGCTCGCGACATTGCGCATGACGGTGTTTCGCGGCTGGCCCTATCTTTATGACGGCAGCCTCGACTATGAAGCGGGCTATCTGTCCGATTTCCTGAGCGACGAAACCGCGGTGCTGGTGGTCGCGCGACTGGGGGACATCCCCATTGGCATGGCGACCGCGTCGCCGATGGCGACCCAGGGCGAGGCGGTGAGGGCGCCCTTTCTGGCGGCCGGCATCGATGTCCGGTCCCTCTTCTATTTCGGGGAATCCGTGCTGCTGCCCCAGTTTCGCGGGCTAGGCGTGGGTCATCGCTTCTTCGACGAGCGGGAGGCGGCCGCCCGAAGCGCGGGCGCGACCGGCGCGACCTTCTGCGCGGTCGACAGGGACCCGGACCACCCGGCCCGGCCGAGCGAGACCCGCGACCTGACGCCCTTCTGGACCAGCCGCGGCTATCGCATGGCGCCGCACCTCGCCATGACCATGCGCTGGAAGGAAGTCGGCCAGCCTGAGGAGAGCGACCATCTGATGCGCTTCTGGCTGAAGTCGCTATAGGCGGATCGGCACGGCCGCCGGTTCAGGCGGGATGGAATATCCCCCGCGTGATGGCCGACAGGCAGTCGGCGACGGCATCATCCCTGTCCTGCTTGGCCGCCCAGGACCGTATGTCGGACGCGGAATTTATCGTCGACATGATGATGTGGCTCGCAAGGAGGGGGTTGACGTTTTTCGCCGCGCCCTCCCGCACCGAATCGACGAGCAGGCCCGAAAAGAGAAGCGTCGTCCTCTGGGCATGCTCATAGGGAATCTGGCGGACGCTGTCAGGCAGGGCCTGGAACGCGGTGGTGCGCAGAAGCGGATAGTCTTCCCCGAACTGATATTTCATCGCCTGCGCGATGACCGAAATCAGCGTTTCCCAGGCGTCCAGTCCGGCTTTCCGGGCCTGTTCGCGGAGATCCCTCAGCCGCTGGTAGCTGTTGCGGAAGCATTGCAGGATCAGTTCGTCCTTCGTCGGCAGGTGATGGTAGAAGCTGCCCTTGGTAAGGTTGAGTTCGGCGGCGATCCGGTCGATCGACGTCCCCCTATAGCCGACTTCGTTCATCAGGCGCGTGGCGGTTCTGAGAAACTGGGAATAGCTGTCGCCCGCCGCAACCGCTTCGCCGGTGCCGAGAGCGGCGGGAAGCGCGCGCGAAGGGCGCGTCGCAATTCCGCCGTCCAGAATATCGAATAGCTGCCGGCGCACTGTGTCGAAG
This genomic interval carries:
- a CDS encoding GNAT family N-acetyltransferase; the protein is MTQADLATPLRIERIGRDDMSLRALATLRMTVFRGWPYLYDGSLDYEAGYLSDFLSDETAVLVVARLGDIPIGMATASPMATQGEAVRAPFLAAGIDVRSLFYFGESVLLPQFRGLGVGHRFFDEREAAARSAGATGATFCAVDRDPDHPARPSETRDLTPFWTSRGYRMAPHLAMTMRWKEVGQPEESDHLMRFWLKSL
- a CDS encoding TetR/AcrR family transcriptional regulator encodes the protein MMTDAKADSAALEGPSGPPLSRFERQRGKILDAATMLLNQRGIAGMTLQEVAEQLGLKTTAVTYYFRYKEQLVRAVFEDSLQRLKEMVEQAGKADTPRARVDQYLRIHFDHYAAAMQGKTRPLAILSEMRALEGEARAALMQQYQAVFRGVRAFFGPADTAARKLRLTARTQMLNEVVFWSAIWLKQYDVGDFDTVRRQLFDILDGGIATRPSRALPAALGTGEAVAAGDSYSQFLRTATRLMNEVGYRGTSIDRIAAELNLTKGSFYHHLPTKDELILQCFRNSYQRLRDLREQARKAGLDAWETLISVIAQAMKYQFGEDYPLLRTTAFQALPDSVRQIPYEHAQRTTLLFSGLLVDSVREGAAKNVNPLLASHIIMSTINSASDIRSWAAKQDRDDAVADCLSAITRGIFHPA
- the fghA gene encoding S-formylglutathione hydrolase; its protein translation is MEQVSASKAFGGVQGVYRHASASTGTDMTFSVYVPPHDEGAKLPVVWYLSGLTCTHANVTEKGEFRAACAELGLIFVAPDTSPRGPDRNGGAVADDPQGAYDFGLGAGFYVDATQAPFAAHYRMWSYVTRELPALVAANFPADMARQSIMGHSMGGHGALTIGLTHAARYKAVSAFAPIVAPGQVPWGRKALAGYLGDDPAAWRRHDAVALIEDGARVPALLVDQGTADNFLEQELRPELLKAACEAAGIDLTLNLREGYDHSYYFISTFMADHLRWHAARLGRD